From the genome of Winogradskyella forsetii, one region includes:
- a CDS encoding FAD binding domain-containing protein: MITFILNNRTIKTPENSGMTLLDFVRYQQRLTGTKIGCREGDCGACTVLVGTLKANGIIEYQSITSCISPLGNAHGKHIVTVEGTNLKNKLTTAQEAMKANYATQCGFCTPGFVVALTGFALSNSEKNYSNALDAISGNICRCTGYKSIERAAHQVVEKLEGKKAESFSWLIDNGFIPEYFETIPERLKDLERKDLHQPKGQYVSGGTDLYVQQADNLIDNSVHLLAEKEYLKGITIENEICTMGTNSTVSDLWNHSELNNYFPNLKKHLKLVSSEQIRNMASFGGNLVNASPIGDMTIFFLALNSDIIIIDKNQNERTVALKNFYQDYKTFDLREGELIKAIKFKLPTNQSYFNFEKVCKRTHLDIASVNSAIHISIENNTISEAHVAVGGVAAIPKYLHKTSKFLIGKSLTSETILEANDSLQNEISPISDVRGKSDYKRLLARQLFFAHFTELFPEQFTLNHFVQHA; this comes from the coding sequence TTGATAACCTTCATCCTAAACAACAGAACTATAAAAACACCAGAAAATTCTGGAATGACCTTATTGGATTTTGTACGTTACCAACAACGTCTTACAGGAACCAAAATAGGTTGTCGTGAAGGCGATTGTGGTGCTTGTACAGTTTTAGTGGGCACATTAAAAGCGAACGGAATTATAGAATATCAAAGCATTACTTCTTGTATTTCGCCATTGGGAAATGCACATGGCAAACATATTGTGACCGTTGAAGGCACCAATTTAAAAAACAAATTAACCACAGCACAGGAAGCCATGAAAGCCAACTACGCCACACAATGCGGATTTTGCACTCCAGGTTTCGTGGTCGCTCTAACTGGCTTTGCCTTATCAAATTCTGAAAAGAATTACAGCAATGCTCTAGATGCCATTAGCGGAAATATTTGTAGATGTACAGGCTATAAATCGATTGAAAGAGCAGCGCATCAGGTGGTTGAAAAATTGGAAGGTAAAAAGGCAGAGTCCTTTAGTTGGTTGATTGACAATGGTTTTATTCCAGAGTATTTTGAAACCATTCCTGAGCGACTGAAAGATTTAGAACGTAAAGATTTACACCAACCCAAAGGACAATATGTTTCTGGTGGAACGGATTTATACGTTCAACAAGCCGATAATCTCATCGATAATTCGGTTCATCTATTAGCTGAAAAAGAGTATTTAAAAGGTATTACAATTGAAAATGAGATTTGCACTATGGGGACAAATTCAACCGTCTCCGATTTATGGAACCATTCTGAATTGAACAACTATTTTCCAAATCTCAAAAAGCATCTAAAGCTAGTGTCTTCAGAGCAAATTAGAAATATGGCTTCCTTTGGTGGCAACTTAGTCAATGCGTCGCCAATTGGCGATATGACGATTTTCTTTTTGGCTTTAAATAGTGACATTATAATTATTGACAAGAACCAAAACGAAAGAACGGTTGCACTTAAAAATTTCTATCAAGATTATAAGACATTCGATTTAAGAGAAGGCGAACTTATCAAAGCTATAAAGTTCAAATTACCAACAAATCAATCCTATTTCAATTTTGAAAAAGTCTGTAAGCGTACTCATTTAGATATTGCCAGTGTCAATTCTGCCATTCATATTTCTATAGAAAATAATACCATTTCGGAAGCACATGTCGCTGTTGGAGGTGTTGCAGCAATTCCGAAGTATTTACATAAAACTTCAAAATTTTTAATAGGGAAATCATTGACTTCTGAAACCATTTTGGAAGCCAATGACAGCCTTCAAAATGAAATTTCACCAATTAGCGATGTTCGTGGTAAAAGCGATTAT